The following nucleotide sequence is from Flavimarina sp. Hel_I_48.
GCCCCCGTTACCATAAAAAAAGATACACTTGAATTCAATGTAGCCTCTTTTAAGACGAAAAAAGATGCCAATGTGGAAGATCTTTTGCGCGAACTGCCCGGTGTGGAAGTAGATGAGCAGGGACAGATCACCATAAATGGAAAACCGGTCAACAAAATCCTCGTAAACGGTAAGCCATTTTTCTCAGATCCTACCATGGCCACAAGAAACCTGACGAAAGAAATCGTAGATAAAATCCAGATTGTAGATACAAAAACCGAATCTGAAGAATTTACCGGGGAAGAGGGGGACGATCAGAACAAAACCATTAATATCACGATAGACAAGGAAAAGAACAAGGGGATTTTTGGACGCGTGGCCGGTGGTTTGGGTACAGATGAACGGTTTGAATACGCCGGAATCCTTAATTATTTTGACAATAATAGGCGTCTTAGTGTTTTGGGTAACGGGAATAATATCAATTCGCCGGGTTTTAGTTTTGGGGAAATTGAAAGTATGTTCGGTAGTGCGCGTTATATAAGTGTAAGTGACAACGGTAGTTTCAATATAAATGGCAGGAGTTTTGGGGGTGGTGATGGTATAAACAATTCACGTACAGCTGGGGCCAATTATGTGGATGTTATAGGAAAGGACAATGATGTAAGCGCAGATTATTTTTATACCGGTTCAAATAATTTTCAGGAGGAGAAGCGCAGCAGGGAAACCACACTTCCAGAGCGTTCCTTTTTTTCAAATTCAAGTTCGCGTAGTGTGGGCAATAATGACAGCCATGCGCTAAATACGCGATTCGAAATTAGGGTGGACTCTACTTTTCTTATCGAAGCAAGGCCAGAATTTACGTACACCGAGGGGATGAACAACTTCACCAGTAATCAAAGTACCCGTAATGCAGATGGAGAACTTACTAACCAGGCAGATGTCAATAATGCTAGTTATCGCAATGGACGTAACTTCGAGAACCGCCTTACGTTTACTAAGCGTTATGGTGGCAAGGGTGGTTTTGCACAGTTAGAAGTACAAAATAACATCAACAATACTGCGACAAATGCCTATCTGGAATCCAATACGCAGATCTTTGATGATACGCTAACGGTAATAGAGCGTAACCAATTTACAGATGGTACACTTGCCACGAACGGAATTGGTTTTAATGCGGAATGGAGAATTCCCCTGATAGCAAAAAAACTTTTTGCCCGAGCGCAATACCGTTACAATACAGACAAGAGGGAGGACAGGCAGAGTGTCTTTGACTTTGAGGATGCAAACAATCAATATACGGGATTTAATATAGCACAGAGCACAGACTTCACAAATACAGATCGTAGTTCACGGCCAGAGTTAGGTTTAAACTTTAATAGCGATAAAATGCGGCTTAGTTTTAGTGCTGCCTATATTTTCCGTACGTTAGAAAGTGACGACGCGCTTCGCGATATCAATTTTTCAAATGAGTTCAATGCCCTGGAACTGGACGGTCGTTTCAATATTAATTTTTCAAAAAAAACGAGCTTATATTCCGGTTATAGCCTTAATAACAATGCACCCGGCGTACGGCAGTTATCTCCTTACATAGATGTTTCTGACCCTTTGAATACGGTACAGGGTAATCCAAACCTCAGACCGACAAACTCACATAGTATCTATTTTGGTATTAGCAATTTCGACTGGCAATCCAGGACGGGCTTCAACAGTTATTTCAACGCTAATTTTGATAATGACAGGGTGGTAAACCGTTCTACCATAGATGAGAACAATGTTAGGAATACAACCTATGCTAATGTAGACGGGTATTATAATCTCTATGGGCGGGCGAGCTATAGCAAGAATATAGAAATTGATACCTCGCGAACCCTCAAATATGATCTATCAATAGGTATCAACACGTCAAGAGTTGTAAATTTTAATAATGGTGTTCAATACGCGAGCAGGACCATCGCCTATGAGCCTCAAGTAGAGCTTCGTTTTACCTGGAAGGAAATTCTTGATATACGACCAGCCTACACTCCAAGTTTCAGTAGAAATTCATTTGATCTTGACATATTTAAAGACAGGGATTTCACCCGTCATGAATTCCGATTAAGAACCACAACGTCGTATCCCAAAAGGGTGGAGTGGGAAAATGATATTCGGTTTATCAATAATCCTAATGTGGCCTCCGGCTTTCAGACAAATTCAGTTTTCTGGAACAGTTCGCTGGCGTATTCTGTACTGGATGACAAAGGTACAGTTGCCTTAAAGGCGTATGACCTGCTCAATCAGAATACAAATGCGCAGCGTACGGCAACAGAAGATTATATACAGGATATACAGAGCACGGTACTGCAACGGTATTTTATGCTTAGTTTCAGTTATAAATTCAATACGCTTGGGAAACAGGGAGAGATCAGGGAAAACAATTGGTTTGATTAATTTTCAAATCATCATGGCCTTTGATATTTTATGTTGAACTTTACTTGACCGTTATACTTGATAATGATAAAATGTTAAGGGAAATGCACTTAACATTTTTCAATTCGATTATTCAAATAGTTTTTTTAAATTTCAGCCTTAATTAAATAGATGAACACGAAGTACATTGATCTCATAGATCAGACCTTTTACTTTCCACAGGAAGATTTCAAATTAGAGGACAACCATTTACAGTTTCATGACATCGACCTGATGGCGCTGGTAGAAAAGTATGGCTCTCCTTTAAAATTCAGTTACCTTCCAAGTATCTCAAACAATATAGCGCGTGCAAAAAAATGGTTTGCGGATGCTATGGAAAAGCATGATTATAAGGGGAATTACAATTATTGTTACTGTACAAAAAGCTCTCATTTTAAGCACGTTCTTGATGAGGCCCTTAAAAACAATATTCATATTGAGACCTCTTCAGCCTTTGATATTGATATTGTAAACAGTTTAAAGAAAAGTGGTAAAATCACAAATGATACTTTTGTGGTCTGTAATGGTTTTAAGCGCAATGGTTATATTAAAAATATTGCAGACCTTATAAATAATGGTCACCGCAATTGCATCCCTGTGATTGATAATCATGAAGAGGTAGAACTTCTCACAAATGAGATTAAAGGGGATTATAAAATAGGGATTCGTATCGCTTCGGAAGAAGAACCCAAGTTTGAATTCTATACCTCAAGATTAGGTATTGGGTATAAAAATATCATTCCATTTTATGAAGATCAGATCAAAAATAATGACAATGTTGAGCTTAAAATGCTTCATTTCTTCATAAATACAGGTATCCGTGACACGGCATATTACTGGAACGAACTTAATAAATGTTTAAAAGTTTATACAAGGCTCAAAAAAGTCTGTCCGTCATTAGATAGCCTTAATATAGGCGGCGGTTTTCCCATAAAAAATTCACTGGCCTTTAATTTTGATTATGCCTATATGGTAGATGAGATCATCAACCAGATCAAAATTACCTGTAAAAGTGAGGAAGTACCTGTGCCTAATATCTTTACGGAATTCGGGAGTTTTACCGTAGGTGAAAGTGGGGGTGCTTTGTACGAGATACTTTATCAAAAGCAGCAAAACGACCGCGAAAAGTGGAACATGATCAATTCCTCATTTATCACTACTCTACCAGACAGTTGGGCAATTAGCAAACGTTTTGTGATGTTGCCGCTCAACCGGTGGGATGATGAGTATGAACGCGTGTTACTGGGCGGCCTTACGTGCGACAGTGACGACTATTACAACAGTGAGCAGCACAGTAATGCTATTTACCTGCCCAGATACAGAAAAGACAAGCCTTTATATATAGGTTTTTTCAATACGGGCGCCTATCAGGAAACCATAGGCGGCTATGGCGGCTTACAACACTGCCTGATCCCACAACCTAAGCACATTCTTATCAATAAGGATGAAAATGGTAACATAACCACAGAATTGTTTAACGAGCAACAAAAAGCAGCCGATTTGCTTAAAATATTAGGCTATGAGCACAACTAAAAATTATGCAGGCATTGCTGATGAGCATGCCAAATTGGAAACTTCTAAAATCGTACTTATCCCTGTGCCCTATGACGGTACAAGCACATGGCAAAAAGGAGCAGACAAAGGCCCAGAGGCTCTTCTGGAGGCTTCCCGAAACATGGAAACCTACGATATAGAAACAGATACCGAAGTTTTTAAGCAGGGTATTTATCTTGCAGACTCCATTGATGAGAAGGAATCGCCCAAAGCTGTGGTTAAAACCATGCACACCACGGTAAAGGATTACATAAAACGCAACAAATTTGTGACCGTTGTGGGGGGTGAGCATTCTGCCTCCATAGGTACGATCAGGGCGTTTAGCGAACTTTATGAAGACCTAACTGTAATCCATATCGATGCGCATGCAGATATGCGCAAAGAATATAACGGCAGTAAATATAACCATGCCTGCACCGCATACGAGGCAAGCCAGACCACAAACCTCATACAGGTGGGCATACGCAGTATGGATGTGCTTGAAAAAACGGTCATGGATGAAGAAAAGACCTTTTTTGCGCATCAGATGATCCAGGATGAATACTGGATCGATAATGTGATTGATGCCTGCACTGAAAATGTGTTCATCACCTTTGATCTTGATGCGCTTGATCCTTCCATTTTTCCGGGTACGGGAACACCAGAACCTGGCGGACTTTTTTGGTATGAGACCAT
It contains:
- a CDS encoding outer membrane beta-barrel protein, whose amino-acid sequence is MRSKYCFLILFGCVIYSTQAQKFKITGKLIDAQNESPLEAATVVVETVKDSSMITYTITDKSGAFNLEGKAYQDTVNFYVTFVGYAPYSKKINLKESTAISLGDIPLGFAVEALGDVVVKARAAPVTIKKDTLEFNVASFKTKKDANVEDLLRELPGVEVDEQGQITINGKPVNKILVNGKPFFSDPTMATRNLTKEIVDKIQIVDTKTESEEFTGEEGDDQNKTINITIDKEKNKGIFGRVAGGLGTDERFEYAGILNYFDNNRRLSVLGNGNNINSPGFSFGEIESMFGSARYISVSDNGSFNINGRSFGGGDGINNSRTAGANYVDVIGKDNDVSADYFYTGSNNFQEEKRSRETTLPERSFFSNSSSRSVGNNDSHALNTRFEIRVDSTFLIEARPEFTYTEGMNNFTSNQSTRNADGELTNQADVNNASYRNGRNFENRLTFTKRYGGKGGFAQLEVQNNINNTATNAYLESNTQIFDDTLTVIERNQFTDGTLATNGIGFNAEWRIPLIAKKLFARAQYRYNTDKREDRQSVFDFEDANNQYTGFNIAQSTDFTNTDRSSRPELGLNFNSDKMRLSFSAAYIFRTLESDDALRDINFSNEFNALELDGRFNINFSKKTSLYSGYSLNNNAPGVRQLSPYIDVSDPLNTVQGNPNLRPTNSHSIYFGISNFDWQSRTGFNSYFNANFDNDRVVNRSTIDENNVRNTTYANVDGYYNLYGRASYSKNIEIDTSRTLKYDLSIGINTSRVVNFNNGVQYASRTIAYEPQVELRFTWKEILDIRPAYTPSFSRNSFDLDIFKDRDFTRHEFRLRTTTSYPKRVEWENDIRFINNPNVASGFQTNSVFWNSSLAYSVLDDKGTVALKAYDLLNQNTNAQRTATEDYIQDIQSTVLQRYFMLSFSYKFNTLGKQGEIRENNWFD
- a CDS encoding arginine decarboxylase, whose protein sequence is MNTKYIDLIDQTFYFPQEDFKLEDNHLQFHDIDLMALVEKYGSPLKFSYLPSISNNIARAKKWFADAMEKHDYKGNYNYCYCTKSSHFKHVLDEALKNNIHIETSSAFDIDIVNSLKKSGKITNDTFVVCNGFKRNGYIKNIADLINNGHRNCIPVIDNHEEVELLTNEIKGDYKIGIRIASEEEPKFEFYTSRLGIGYKNIIPFYEDQIKNNDNVELKMLHFFINTGIRDTAYYWNELNKCLKVYTRLKKVCPSLDSLNIGGGFPIKNSLAFNFDYAYMVDEIINQIKITCKSEEVPVPNIFTEFGSFTVGESGGALYEILYQKQQNDREKWNMINSSFITTLPDSWAISKRFVMLPLNRWDDEYERVLLGGLTCDSDDYYNSEQHSNAIYLPRYRKDKPLYIGFFNTGAYQETIGGYGGLQHCLIPQPKHILINKDENGNITTELFNEQQKAADLLKILGYEHN
- the speB gene encoding agmatinase, whose protein sequence is MSTTKNYAGIADEHAKLETSKIVLIPVPYDGTSTWQKGADKGPEALLEASRNMETYDIETDTEVFKQGIYLADSIDEKESPKAVVKTMHTTVKDYIKRNKFVTVVGGEHSASIGTIRAFSELYEDLTVIHIDAHADMRKEYNGSKYNHACTAYEASQTTNLIQVGIRSMDVLEKTVMDEEKTFFAHQMIQDEYWIDNVIDACTENVFITFDLDALDPSIFPGTGTPEPGGLFWYETMDFLKRLFEETNVVGFDLMELCPIEGDKTSEFLAAKLYYKMLSYKFQGQEVEEDYNNTYAAKDKAGLGKLKDNDKD